A window of the Dunckerocampus dactyliophorus isolate RoL2022-P2 chromosome 19, RoL_Ddac_1.1, whole genome shotgun sequence genome harbors these coding sequences:
- the rps29 gene encoding 40S ribosomal protein S29: MRTSRFPFRRSSERDKMGHQQLYWSHPRKFGQGSRSCRVCSNRHGLIRKYGLNMCRQCFRQYAKDIGFVKLD, translated from the exons ATGCGCACCAGTCGTTTTCCTTTCCGACGCTCGAGCGAAAGAGACAAGATGGGCCACCAGCAGCTCTACTGGAGTCACCCCCGAAAATTCGGACAAGGATCCCGATCCTG TCGGGTTTGCTCGAACAGACACGGTCTGATCCGTAAATACGGGCTGAACATGTGCCGCCAGTGCTTCAGGCAGTACGCCAAGGACATCGGCTTCGTCAAG CTGGATTAA
- the mgat2 gene encoding alpha-1,6-mannosyl-glycoprotein 2-beta-N-acetylglucosaminyltransferase has product MRFRIYKRKVVILTLVVVICGLAFWSSGRQKKSDTFPKEAEAVRRGNGIGSSSLNNHIQLPATPAVSRAPVPPPVVQTNETRLERTKGNENKANMDNTTLVYRGIVFQLNFDQTIRNEEKFKAARQKDDLVVVVQVHNRPDYLKLLVDSLRKARGVESILLIFSHDYWSPEINKVVSSVDFCQVLQIFFPFSIQLYPQEFPGNDPKDCPRDIPKKEALKLGCINAEYPDSFGHYREAKFSQTKHHWWWKLHFVWDRVHVLKHHDGLVLLTEEDHFLSPDFIHLLRLMSTLKREQCSDCDILSLGSYSHIGYSSKANKVEVKAWKSTEHNMGMALSRETYQKLMRCTDTFCTYDDYNWDWSLQHLTVSCLPSYWKVMVSEAPRIFHAGDCGMHHKKTTCMPASQKTKIENILQSSGNQLFPKNLLITKRLPSNGAGGVAPHVKNGGWGDIRDHELCKSYVRLQ; this is encoded by the coding sequence ATGAGATTCCGAATCTACAAGAGGAAGGTGGTGATACTGACTCTGGTGGTTGTCATTTGCGGCCTAGCCTTCTGGAGCAGTGGACGACAGAAGAAAAGCGACACTTTCCCGAAGGAAGCAGAGGCGGTGAGGAGAGGTAACGGCATTGGCAGCAGTAGCCTCAACAATCATATCCAGTTACCAGCCACGCCTGCTGTTAGCCGAGCACCCGTTCCGCCTCCGGTCGTCCAAACAAATGAGACGCGCCTGGAAAGAACAAAAGGtaatgaaaacaaagcaaacatggACAATACTACGTTGGTGTACCGTGGCATCGTCTTCCAGCTTAACTTTGACCAGACGATAAGAAACGAGGAGAAGTTTAAAGCAGCGCGCCAGAAGGACGACCTGGTTGTGGTGGTCCAAGTCCACAACAGACCAGATTACCTGAAGCTGCTAGTGGACAGCTTGCGGAAAGCCAGAGGAGTGGAAAGCATACTGCTGATATTCAGCCATGACTACTGGTCCCCCGAGATCAACAAAGTAGTCAGCTCAGTGGACTTCTGTCAAGTCCTTCAGATTTTCTTCCCATTCAGCATCCAGCTGTACCCACAGGAGTTCCCCGGTAACGACCCCAAGGACTGTCCGAGGGACATTCCAAAAAAGGAGGCCTTAAAGCTGGGATGCATAAACGCAGAGTACCCCGACTCGTTCGGGCACTACCGTGAGGCCAAGTTCTCCCAGACCAAGCACCACTGGTGGTGGAAGTTGCACTTTGTTTGGGACAGAGTCCACGTCCTCAAGCATCATGATGGTCTTGTCCTGCTGACCGAGGAGGACCACTTCCTGTCTCCCGACTTTATCCATCTGCTGAGGCTGATGTCGACCCTGAAAAGGGAGCAGTGTAGTGACTGCGACATCCTGTCGCTGGGCAGCTACAGCCACATCGGCTACTCCAGCAAAGCCAACAAGGTGGAAGTAAAGGCGTGGAAGTCCACGGAGCACAACATGGGCATGGCTCTGAGTCGAGAGACCTACCAgaagctcatgcggtgcacgGACACGTTCTGCACCTACGATGACTACAACTGGGACTGGTCTTTGCAACACTTGACCGTGTCCTGCCTGCCTTCTTACTGGAAGGTCATGGTCAGCGAGGCGCCACGGATTTTCCACGCTGGGGACTGCGGCATGCACCACAAGAAGACCACTTGCATGCCAGCCAGCCAGAAAACAAAGATAGAAAATATCCTGCAGAGCAGCGGGAACCAGCTGTTCCCCAAGAACCTCCTGATCACCAAGAGACTGCCATCCAACGGGGCCGGAGGGGTGGCCCCGCATGTGAAAAATGGGGGCTGGGGAGATATCAGGGACCATGAACTCTGCAAGAGTTACGTTCGATTACAGTGA